The following are encoded together in the Platichthys flesus chromosome 9, fPlaFle2.1, whole genome shotgun sequence genome:
- the plpp6 gene encoding polyisoprenoid diphosphate/phosphate phosphohydrolase PLPP6 → MPSPKAKTPARSGGSPVFGSSNGRYDFKSLTKPLNRSSPPPHLLQRQGSDPTTARLRASESPTRRRGSSSSTGSAPDEDGIRLNPSFVRVALSSLLAIDLWLSKQLGVCACEDSSWGSMRPLMKLIEISGHGIPWLVGTAYCLYKSDTAAGQEVMLNLFMGLLLDILLVGIVKAVVRRRRPSHNRMDMFATFSVDSYSFPSGHATRAAMCGRFFLTHLVLAAPLRVLVLLWVGLVGLSRVMLGRHNVTDVVFGFWMGYWQYNLVEMLWLSPQTLQGMMGQLF, encoded by the exons ATGCCGTCTCCTAAAGCTAAAACCCCGGCTCGCAGCGGAGGAAGCCCGGTGTTCGGCAGCTCCAACGGCCGCTACGACTTCAAGTCACTGACGAAGCCGCTGAACCGCTCCTCGCCTCCGCCGCACCTGCTCCAGCGGCAAGGCTCCGACCCGACCACGGCCCGGCTCCGGGCCTCGGAGAGCCCCACGCGCCGCCggggctccagctcctccacgggCTCTGCACCGGACGAAGACGGTATACGGCTGAACCCGTCTTTCGTCCGCGTAGCGCTCAGCTCCCTGCTCGCCATCGACCTGTGGCTGTCCAAACAGCTGGGGGTGTGCGCCTGCGAGGACTCGTCGTGGGGCAGCATGCGTCCCCTGATGAAGCTGATCGAGATATCCGGACACGGCATCCCCTGGCTGGTGGGGACCGCCTACTGCCTGTACAAGAGCGACACTGCTGCAGGACAAGAAGTCATGCTCAACCTCTTCATGG gCCTGCTGTTGGATATCCTCCTGGTTGGCATTGTTAAGGCAGTGGTGCGTCGACGTCGGCCATCACATAATCGCATGGACATGTTCGCCACCTTTTCCGTGGACAGCTACTCCTTCCCTTCCGGCCATGCCACCCgtgccgccatgtgcggacgttttTTCCTGACTCACCTTGTGCTGGCCGCCCCGCTGAGGGTCCTGGTTCTGCTGTGGGTCGGCCTGGTGGGGCTGAGCCGAGTGATGCTGGGCAGGCACAACGTGACTGACGTGGTGTTTGGGTTCTGGATGGGCTACTGGCAGTACAACCTGGTGGAGATGCTGTGGCTCTCCCCTCAGACCCTGCAGGGGATGATGGGACAGTTATTTTAA
- the LOC133960713 gene encoding flavin-containing monooxygenase 5-like translates to MVHKVAVIGAGPSGLTSIKACLDEGMVPTCFESSDDMGGLWKFKAMSEPNRASIYRSLTINISKEMMCYSDFPIPADYPNYMHHSKILKYFRMYAEHFKLLQHIHFQTSVKSVRQRPDYSRTGQWEVVTENRDGQEERHVFDAVICCAGHYTYPNMPLKDFPGIEKFEGKYFHSWDYKGPEDMYGKRVVVIGIGNSGGDIATEGSRVAEEMYMSTRRGAWVIRQVSDNGMPVDMKYNTRFVHILFQLLPINILNWIGEGKVNAMYDHTMYALKPTHRLFSQIPVINDDLPMKILSGAVTVKPNVKEIRGSTVVFDDGTFVEKVDIIVFATGYNYDFPFLPSSALYKSGHRVGLYKHIYPPTLEHSTLAVVGFIHALGAIMPQAEMQARWVARVFKGHKKLPSNQAMIKAVERDTKDIEKNFIVSKLTPLQVDFVDYMDDLAGEIGVFPSLLWLFFTDYPLFKRLLWGPVTSYQYRLMGPGKWEGARRAIFTQFDRMYQPLKTRKLVEHEPSTTGRLFKLSLSLMVGGATAYYVHVHHPTALPNLLSKLHPKTV, encoded by the exons ATGGTGCATAAAGTAGCAGTGATCGGGGCCGGCCCCAGCGGTCTCACCAGCATTAAGGCTTGTCTGGATGAGGGCATGGTGCCAACCTGCTTTGAAAGCAGCGATGATATGGGTGGACTGTGGAAGTTCAAGGCAA TGTCAGAGCCAAACAGAGCCAGCATCTACCGTTCCCTCACGATTAACATTTCCAAAGAGATGATGTGCTACAGTGACTTCCCCATCCCTGCCGATTACCCTAACTACATGCACCACTCAAAAATCCTGAAATACTTCAGGATGTATGCAGAACACTTTAAACTGCTGCAGCACATTCACTTCCAG ACCTCGGTTAAGAGTGTCAGACAGAGGCCGGATTATTCCCGCACTGGTCAGTGGGAAGTGGTGACTGAGAACAGAGATGGACAGGAGGAGCGTCACGTGTTCGATGCAGTGATCTGCTGCGCGGGTCACTACACCTATCCCAACATGCCACTCAAAGACTTCCCAG GAATTGAGAAGTTTGAGGGGAAGTACTTCCACAGCTGGGATTACAAGGGACCTGAGGACATGTACGGGAAGAGGGTGGTGGTCATCGGCATTGGTAACTCCGGAGGTGACATCGCAACAGAGGGCAGCAGAGTAGCTGAGGAG ATGTATATGAGCACTCGTCGCGGTGCCTGGGTCATCCGCCAGGTTTCTGACAATGGCATGCCTGTGGACATGAAGTACAACACACGTTTCGTCCACATCTTGTTCCAGCTGTTGCCGATCAACATCCTCAACTGGATCGGCGAGGGCAAAGTCAATGCCATGTATGACCACACCATGTACGCCctcaaacccacacacag GCTCTTCAGTCAGATCCCAGTGATCAACGATGATCTGCCCATGAAGATCCTGTCCGGAGCGGTCACTGTCAAGCCGAATGTGAAAGAGATACGTGGCTCCACCGTGGTGTTTGATGACGGCACTTTTGTGGAAAAG GTGGATATAATTGTGTTCGCGACAGGATACAACTACGATTTCCCCTTCCTGCCAAGCAGTGCTTTGTACAAGTCAGGGCACCGTGTGGGTCTGTACAAGCACATTTACCCTCCCACCTTGGAGCATTCAACTCTGGCTGTTGTGGGTTTCATCCATGCCCTTGGAGCCATCATGCCTCAGGCCGAAATGCAAGCCCGCTGGGTCGCACGTGTCTTCAAAG GACATAAGAAGCTGCCCTCAAACCAGGCCATGATCAAGGCTGTGGAGAGGGACACCAAGGACATTGAGAAAAA CTTTATTGTATCAAAGTTGACACCCCTGCAAGTGGACTTTGTTGACTACATGGACGACTTAGCTGGAGAGATTGGAGTGTTCCCGAGTCTCCTCTGGCTCTTCTTCACCGACTATCCTCTGTTTAAGAGGCTCCTCTGGGGACCCGTCACATCCTACCAGTACCGCTTGATGGGGCCAGGAAAATGGGAAGGGGCCCGCAGAGCGATCTTCACCCAGTTCGACCGCATGTACCAGCCCCTGAAAACCAGAAAG CTGGTGGAGCATGAGCCGTCCACCACCGGCCGCCTGTTTAAGCTGAGCCTGAGCCTCATGGTTGGAGGAGCCACTGCCTACTACGTCCATGTGCACCACCCGACTGCTCTGCCCAACCTGCTGTCCAAGCTCCATCCAAAGACAGTCTAA
- the LOC133960243 gene encoding flavin-containing monooxygenase 5-like, with translation MVQKVAVIGAGPSGLTSIKACLDEGLEPTCFESSNDIGGLWRFKEKPEPGRANIYQSVVINSSKEMMSFSDFPPPAELPNHMHHSEVLLYLRLYVQEFKLLQHINFQSTVLSMEPTPDFDVTGRWEVETESGEGRRDTRVFDAVIVCTGHFTKPHLPLKDFTGIESFEGRHFHSWEYRSAEGMQGKRVLVIGIGNSGGDIAVDISRVAEKVYLSTRSGAWVVSRVAEGGFPADLVGTSRMHLMIRRLFPSWINGILEKKLNEAFDHKLYGLKPKHGFFAQIPLVNDELPARILAGRVQVKSNVKEFSGSSVVFDDGSVIDQVDVVVFATGYNYSFPFLPSALQANSGYRLRLYKHVFPPGITQPTLAVVGFIHALGAVNALAEMQARWATRVFKGLSTLPSEQTIVKEIQHDTTTMHQRYACSERNPLQVENIAYLDSLAEQVGVCPSIPRLMMKDPRLALQVLLGPCTPYQYRLTGPGRWAGARQAILTQWERVIQPFRTRVVPEPEPRPSSSLSSVLIFSGVTMLCCFCYNKPLGFFSSAQ, from the exons ATGGTTCAGAAGGTGGCAGTGATCGGTGCAGGACCTTCAGGTCTCACCAGCATCAAGGCCTGTCTGGATGAAGGCCTGGAGCCGACTTGTTTTGAGAGCAGCAATGACATCGGAGGACTATGGAGATTTAAG GAGAAGCCAGAGCCTGGACGAGCCAACATCTATCAGTCGGTGGTCATCAACAGCTCCAAGGAGATGATGTCGTTCAGTGacttccctcctcctgctgagcTCCCCAACCACATGCACCACTCGGAGGTGCTGCTCTATCTGCGCCTCTATGTGCAGGAGTTCAAGCTGCTGCAACACATTAACTTCCAG AGCACCGTGCTCAGTATGGAGCCGACCCCAGACTTCGATGTGACCGGCCGGTGGGAGGTGGAGACGGAGAGCGGAGAGGGTCGGAGGGACACTCGTGTTTTTGACGCAGTGATAGTTTGCACAGGACACTTCACCAAGCCTCACCTTCCACTCAAGGACTTCACAG GTATTGAGAGCTTTGAAGGAAGACATTTCCACTCCTGGGAATACCGCAGTGCTGAGGGGATGCAGGGGAAAAGAGTGCTGGTGATTGGGATTGGGAACTCCGGAGGTGATATTGCTGTGGATATCAGTCGAGTTGCTGAGAAG GTGTACCTTAGCACGAGGAGCGGTGCGTGGGTGGTCAGCCGTGTGGCAGAGGGGGGATTCCCTGCCGACCTTGTTGGGACCTCTCGAATGCATTTGATGATACGGAGGCTCTTCCCCTCGTGGATCAACGGTATCCTGGAGAAGAAGCTGAACGAAGCGTTTGACCACAAACTATACGGCCTGAAACCAAAACACGG ATTTTTTGCACAGATTCCTCTTGTAAACGACGAGCTGCCGGCTCGGATCCTCGCAGGTCGTGTTCAGGTGAAATCCAACGTGAAGGAGTTCAGTGGTTCCAGTGTGGTCTTTGATGATGGGAGCGTCATAGACCAG GTGGATGTGGTGGTGTTTGCCACGGGCTACAACTACAGCTTCCCCTTCCTGCCCTCAGCCCTGCAGGCTAACTCAGGTTACAGGCTGCGTCTCTACAAACACGTGTTCCCTCCTGGAATCACCCAGCCGACGCTGGCGGTGGTGGGCTTCATTCACGCCTTGGGGGCTGTCAATGCACTGGCTGAGATGCAGGCCCGCTGGGCTACTAGAGTTTTTAAAG GTTTATCAACCCTCCCCTCAGAGCAGACTATAGTGAAGGAAATTCAGCACGACACCACAACAATGCACCAGAG ATATGCCTGCTCGGAGCGTAACCCCCTGCAGGTGGAGAACATAGCTTACCTGGACTCTCTGGCAGAGCAGGTAGGGGTTTGTCCAAGCATACCAAGGCTCATGATGAAGGACCCAAGACTGGCTCTGCAGGTTTTGCTTGGTCCATGTACTCCATATCAGTACCGTCTGACTGGACCGGGTCGGTGGGCTGGTGCCCGTCAAGCCATTCTCACTCAGTGGGAGCGTGTGATTCAACCCTTCAGGACCCGAGTGGTACCAGAACCAGAGCCCCGACCTTCCTCCAGTCTGAGCAGCGTACTGATTTTCTCAGGTGTTACAATGTTGTGTTGCTTCTGCTATAACAAGCCACtcggcttcttctcctctgctcagtgA
- the LOC133960712 gene encoding flavin-containing monooxygenase 5-like, with translation MVRRVAVVGAGSSGLACIKICVDEGLEPVCFESSDDIGGLWRFKEAPEPQRASIYRSLVVNTSKEMMCFSDFPMPEDYPNYMLHSQLLQYLGLYAEHFHLLRYINFQTTVRRVTQRPDFSLSGQWDVVTMNRDGEEERLVFDAVLVCSGLYTNPTLPLSGFPGYETFTGRCFHSWEYKDAEALRGKRVVVVGMGNSGGDIAVDISRSAEKTFLSTREGAWVVGRMSTSGLPLDMMNISRRINILKQLVPQTLINWVAERAVNQKYDHRLYGLKPRHRILDRGILINDDLPGQILRGALVLKPNLKGFVETGVVFEDGIVEENIDAVVFCTGYNGTFPFLPPALSEGTHGELTLYKRLFPPSLQHPTLAIMASFRTSGPIMPTVEMQARWAVKVFSGSSHLPSQEKMLEVIESDRQMFMKSQPCPLQAALQVDYVTYLDFMAKEVGVQPNLLALLLRDPVLWAKVVFGPFTPYQFRLTGPGQWAGARHAILTQWKRVAQPFKTRAVPEPEPGKSVFSLPRLLTLGGGVMIAVLLSKNLPALQGAARFLERIKIFLRDIWYTG, from the exons ATGGTTCGTCGGGTCGCGGTGGTCGGAGCAGGCAGTTCAGGTCTGGCCTGTATCAAGATCTGTGTGGATGAGGGCCTGGAGCCTGTCTGCTTTGAAAGCAGTGATGACATTGGTGGCCTGTGGAGATTTAAG GAGGCCCCTGAGCCGCAGCGAGCCAGCATCTATCGCTCATTGGTGGTCAACACCTCAAAAGAGATGATGTGTTTCAGTGACTTTCCCATGCCGGAGGACTATCCAAACTACATGCTCCACTCACAGCTCCTGCAGTACCTCGGCCTCTATGCTGAGCACTTTCACTTGCTCAGATACATCAACTTTCAG ACCACGGTGAGGCGTGTGACACAAAGACCAGATTTCTCTCTGTCTGGTCAGTGGGACGTAGTGACCATGAacagggatggagaggaagaaaggctCGTCTTTGATGCTGTCCTGGTGTGTTCAGGTCTTTACACTAATCCAACGTTACCCCTGTCCGGCTTTCCAG GATATGAGACCTTTACTGGCAGGTGCTTTCACAGTTGGGAATATAAAGATGCAGAGGCCTTGAGAGGAAagagggtggtggtggttggcATGGGAAATTCTGGAGGGGACATTGCTGTGGACATCAGTAGATCTGCTGAGAAG ACATTTCTCAGCACACGAGAAGGGGCCTGGGTGGTTGGCAGGATGTCTACCAGTGGTCTGCCTCTGGACATGATGAACATCTCCAGACGCATCAATATCCTCAAGCAGCTCGTCCCCCAGACCCTGATCAACTGGGTAGCAGAGCGAGCAGTGAACCAGAAATATGACCACAGACTGTACGGCCTGAAGCCCAGACACAG AATTTTGGACCGAGGGATTTTGATCAATGATGATCTTCCTGGACAAATCCTTCGAGGGGCGCTGGTCCTGAAGCCCAACTTGAAAGGGTTTGTGGAAACGGGAGTTGTGTTTGAAGATGGCATAGTGGAGGAGAACATCGATGCTGTGGTCTTCTGTACTGGATATAATGGAACCTTTCCATTCCTGCCTCCAGCTTTGTCTGAGGGGACTCATGGAGAGTTGACATTGTACAA GAGACtgttccctccttctctccaacACCCAACACTGGCCATTATGGCATCTTTTCGTACAAGTGGACCAATCATGCCCACAGTAGAAATGCAGGCACGGTGGGCTGTCAAGGTCTTTTCAG GTTCGAGTCATCTTCCTTCTCAGGAGAAGATGCTGGAAGTCATTGAGTCTGATAGACAGATGTTCATGAAAAG CCAGCCCTGCCCACTACAGGCTGCTCTCCAGGTGGATTACGTCACATACCTGGATTTCATGGCCAAGGAG GTAGGAGTTCAACCGAACCTTCTGGCACTACTCCTGAGAGACCCTGTGCTCTGGGCGAAGGTCGTCTTTGGTCCCTTCACTCCGTATCAGTTTCGTCTCACTGGACCTGGACAATGGGCCGGAGCCCGACACGCTATCCTCACTCAGTGGAAGCGGGTTGCTCAGCCTTTCAAAACCCGAGCTGTACCAGAACCAGAGCCTGGGAAATCTGTCTTTTCCCTCCCTAGGCTGCTCACATTGGGAGGAGGTGTGATGATTGCTGTACTTCTGTCTAAAAATCTTCCAGCGCTGCAAGGTGCAGCTAGGTTTCTTGAGAGGATTAAGATCTTTTTGAGGGACATCTGGTATACTGGTTAA